In Chlamydia gallinacea 08-1274/3, the sequence GCGCAGATCGTCAGCCGGAATTTTCCCAGATTGATATTGAAATGAGTTTTGCTTCTCCCGACGACTTATTTCCTATTATTGAGAAGCTGCTCGTGGAGATGTTTGCAACGCAGGGGGTTTCTATTCAATTGCCATTACCCAGAATGACCTACAAAGAGGCTAAAGATCTCTATGGCACAGATAAACCCGATCTTCGTTTTGGTTTGCAACTACGCAATTGTTGTGAGCATGCTAAGAAATTTACTTTTTCCATATTTCTAGATCAATTGGCTCATGGGGGGGTAATTAAAGGTTTTTGTGTTCCTGGAGGGGCAGATATTTCTCGTAAGCAATTGGATGGATACACGGAATTTGTAAAACGCTATGGGGCCATGGGGCTTGTTTGGATCAAAAAGCAAGGGAACACTGTTGCTTCTAATGTAGCGAAATTTGCTTCAGAATCTGTATTTCAAGATATGTTTTCTGATTTTGAAGCTAAGGATAATGATATTTTATTGTTAGTAGCAGCTCCGGAGGCAATTGCAAATCAATCGTTAGATCACTTACGTAGATTGATTGCTAAAGAACGTCAATTATATGATGAATCACAGTATAATTTTGTTTGGATAACAGATTTCCCTTTATTTACTGAGGAAGAAGGTAAGGTATGTGCAGAGCATCATCCATTCACTTCTCCTTTAGAGGAAGATATTCCTCTTCTTGATACGGATCCTTTATCTGTGCGTTCTTCGAGTTATGATCTAGTATTAAATGGTTATGAAATAGCTTCGGGATCACAACGCATTCACAACGCTAATTTACAAAATAAAATATTTTCTATTTTAGAATTAACTCCTACAGATATTAAAGAAAAATTTGGTTTCTTTGTTGATGCGTTAAGTTTTGGTACGCCTCCGCATTTAGGAATTGCTCTAGGTTTGGATCGCATTATGATGGTATTGACTCATGCTGATAGTATACGTGAGGTTATTGCTTTCCCTAAGACCCAAAAGGCTGCAGATCTCATGATGAGCGCTCCTGCAGAAATTATGACTTCCCAATTAAAAGAACTAAATATTAAGGTAACTTCTTAAATCATTATACCGTTTTGGAGCGAGTACTCATTTGAGTTCAAAGCAACCAACTATAGGAGAGAAAGTATGAAAACACGGTGGCATGTTATAATAACAATGATAATGTCTTTTTTCATTGCCTCTTGTGATTGGAGTCAAAAAAGTGAGACTCAGCCATTACAAGTGAGTGAAAAAAACACGAATGAAAATTCACAGCTTTCCGAATATCAGCAGATATCACGTACCTTTGGACACCTGCTTGCAAGACAATTACGTAAGTCTGAAGATGTTATGATGGATATTGCAGAAGTAGCTAAAGGTTTACAAGAAGAATTAGCATGTAAAAGCGCGCCTTTAACAGAATCAGAATATGAGGAAAAAATGGCGGAAATACAGCAAAAGATTTTTGAGAAGAAGGCTAAAGAGAATCTATCTCTTGCTGAAAGGTTCTTAAGAGAAAATAAAAAAAATACTGATGTTATTGAAGTTCAAGCAAATAAATTGCAGTACCGTATTGTGAAAGAGGGGGCGGGTAAAGTTTTAACTGGGAAACCCTCAGCTTTATTACATTACAAAGGTAGTTTTATAGATGGGCAAGTCTTCAGTAGTTCA encodes:
- the aspS gene encoding aspartate--tRNA ligase is translated as MKYRTHHCNELSLSNVGETVRLSGWVHRYRNHGGVVFIDLRDRFGITQIVCRESDNPTLHRLVDSLRSEWVLSIEGRVCQRLEGMKNASLKTGDIEVEIEQLTVLSEAKNTPFSIADEHINVNEELRLEYRYLDMRRGHILDRLICRHKVMLACRQYMDSQGFTEVVTPVLGKSTPEGARDYVVPSRIYPGSFYALPQSPQLFKQILMIGGLDRYFQIATCFRDEDLRADRQPEFSQIDIEMSFASPDDLFPIIEKLLVEMFATQGVSIQLPLPRMTYKEAKDLYGTDKPDLRFGLQLRNCCEHAKKFTFSIFLDQLAHGGVIKGFCVPGGADISRKQLDGYTEFVKRYGAMGLVWIKKQGNTVASNVAKFASESVFQDMFSDFEAKDNDILLLVAAPEAIANQSLDHLRRLIAKERQLYDESQYNFVWITDFPLFTEEEGKVCAEHHPFTSPLEEDIPLLDTDPLSVRSSSYDLVLNGYEIASGSQRIHNANLQNKIFSILELTPTDIKEKFGFFVDALSFGTPPHLGIALGLDRIMMVLTHADSIREVIAFPKTQKAADLMMSAPAEIMTSQLKELNIKVTS
- a CDS encoding FKBP-type peptidyl-prolyl cis-trans isomerase, yielding MKTRWHVIITMIMSFFIASCDWSQKSETQPLQVSEKNTNENSQLSEYQQISRTFGHLLARQLRKSEDVMMDIAEVAKGLQEELACKSAPLTESEYEEKMAEIQQKIFEKKAKENLSLAERFLRENKKNTDVIEVQANKLQYRIVKEGAGKVLTGKPSALLHYKGSFIDGQVFSSSDTNKEPILLPLGQTIPGFALGMQGMKEGETRILYIHPDLAYGTAGQLPPNSLLIFEIQLIETIEESVAAADSMETKNPA